GATCTAAATTATCAAAACTATTCAATGTAAACTCACGGGACTGAATTAGGAAATCTTCAATAACATCATTAGTCAAATATTCTTCTGGTAAACCAGCAAGTTTCATGAGTGCAGTAGTTGCCACATCAATATTCTGACAAGTCAATAAACCAGCCCTATCAGCAGTGAATTTTGCCATCATTACCCAGTTATATAATGCTAATTCTAGTCCCCCAGCGATTAATCCTCCTAATCCTAGCGTGGTACTACTTAACCACATTTTTAAGGTCGGCATCACAAGGGAAATCTGATAGTAAATTATATGCTGGCTTTTAATGCGACCAATTTCACATCCAAAAATAAACAGAAATTCATCATAATTTAACCATTCCATGGCCTCAATATTAATGCCAATCATAGATTTTTCTACTCCAGTAACATAGGTTTTAATATGTCCTGTACCTCGAAATAAATATAATTCGGGAATAGTGGTCAAATCAAGAATCTGACAAGCTTCTAACAATGGTTGATACAATTGGGGAAAATTTCGCGGTGTGACTCTGATTTCACTAGCAATACTTTGTAATCTGAGCAAACGATCAATACCATATTCATTGACTTTTTTGAGCAAAGGAGAAATACCCGGCATACTTTGTAAGGAAGCTAAGGATTTACGATCAAAAGGGTGTTCGTAAGTTTGTGAACTAAGTCCAGTTAATATTTTTTTTGTCATGGGTAGTAATTTTAATTAAATCGGTTGATTCGATAGATTCTATAAAAAAGATAAAATCCAGGGAATTGATTCCCAGGCTTTCTTTTGTTAGCCAGTTCCAATACAGGTTGTGGTTGAAAATGTTCCATCACATACTCCTTAATAACAATGTAAGGGTTTAGCTGTGCTAAACCTCTACCATATATCGAAGTTAAGGTAATTCATGTTGATTTAATATCAGGACTTACGCAAAATATTCCTCAAACCCTCATTTCTCTGTGTTCTCTGTGCCTGGAGTGGTTCGTTATTCCGTGACTCGTGCGTAAGTCCTAAGTACCACTAAAATTAATAACATTGACAAGTTATATATCACTTATTTGTCAATTTGTCAATAAGAAATTTTTGCGATCGCTCAAATTAGATCATTTCTGAGCAAATTCATGGCTAAAATTTTTGTAAAGTTTTGTATCGGACTGGGAAATTAATTTCTAAAACCACTGTCAATAAAGGGTTTGAGACTAACATCTTTTGAAATATTTAAAATTGACAATAATAGGCCAATTATGAAATTCTCTGAAATTATAGCAAATCGCTGAAAGTATAGCAACCTCGTTGATAAATAGAAAAGATTATCAATTAATTATTAAGGAAATCTAAAGGCAAATTGCTAAAAGTTATAAATATTAAAAGTATTATTGATTTTATATAATTCAAGCTTATCATACAGCCATAAGAAATGATCAATAGCATTGATGATGAGAATAAATAGAATCTGGAATTATACTCAAAACAGCTAGAAGCTGGACTTTTTTATCATACAAAGAATCAAGTTCAAAGCCTCTCTCCGCTTCGGGGAGAGGTTTACAAGAGGGGTTAATTTATACCTTGAAAACTTTTAAAACATCCTCTAATGTTAAAACAATTAAATAGATTCTATTGCATCCGACCGATAACCGCTATATGGTATTTATTGCCTTGAATATTGTATAATCAAGAAAAATATAACTAAAGGCATATATAATTATGAATACATTAGAAAAATTAGAATTGTTGAGTGAAAACTGTAGCGACAACACAGAATTAGATAGAATTATTGGACAACTTTTAAATTTAATTTTAACTCGTTATCGTCAAAAAATCGCTATCTATAACTTAGATATAGATAAATTTGAGAAAAAATATCAACTCGCTTCTGAACAATTTTTAGAACAATTTAACTCAGGAAATTTAGGAGATGAAATGGATTTTTTTGAATGGTTCGGCTTATGTGAACTACGCAAAGATATTTTCCAAAAAATCCATAAATTAGAACAAGCTTCATGAAAAATGTTAGAAATGCCGATGACTATTTGGCATGGATAAAATCTGTAATTGCACTTTGTCCACAAGTCGTAAATGTAACGATTATTCGAGAAGAATCACAAACTGATAAAGGACTATGGCGTTATCGTCTGACATTAAAAGATGGTAGCTTTTTAGAAATGTTTGAATTCTTGCAAATAGCATTAGGAGAAGTAGAAATAATTAAATATAGTTTCCAT
The window above is part of the Dolichospermum sp. DET69 genome. Proteins encoded here:
- a CDS encoding M48 family metallopeptidase; this encodes MTKKILTGLSSQTYEHPFDRKSLASLQSMPGISPLLKKVNEYGIDRLLRLQSIASEIRVTPRNFPQLYQPLLEACQILDLTTIPELYLFRGTGHIKTYVTGVEKSMIGINIEAMEWLNYDEFLFIFGCEIGRIKSQHIIYYQISLVMPTLKMWLSSTTLGLGGLIAGGLELALYNWVMMAKFTADRAGLLTCQNIDVATTALMKLAGLPEEYLTNDVIEDFLIQSREFTLNSFDNLDQFTKILSYSESHLSWSIMRTSELLKWFDSGEYNHVLQGENVNTLEQEGEEKEGWNFLTSW